One Cervus elaphus chromosome 28, mCerEla1.1, whole genome shotgun sequence DNA segment encodes these proteins:
- the VGLL2 gene encoding transcription cofactor vestigial-like protein 2 isoform X2, whose amino-acid sequence MSCLDVMYQVYGPPQPYFAAAYTPYHQKLAYYSKMQEAQECNASPSNSSGSGSSSFSSQTPASIKEEESSPEKERPPEAEYINSRCVLFTYFQGDISSVVDEHFSRALSQPSSYSPSCSSSKAPRSSGPWRDGSYPMSQRSFPASFWNSAYQTPVPAPLGSPLAAAHSELPFAAAAAADPYSPAALHGHLHQGAAEPWHHAHPHHAHPHHPYALGGALGAQAAAYPRPAAVHEVYAPHFDPRYGPLLMPAASGRPARLAPAPAPAPGSPPCELSAKGEPASAAWAAPGGPFASPAGDVPGGLGLSVDSARRYSLCGASLLS is encoded by the exons ATGAGCTGTCTGGATGTTATGTACCAAGTCTATGGTCCTCCCCAGCCTTACTTCGCAGCCGCCTACACCCCCTACCACCAG AAACTAGCCTATTATTCCAAAATGCAAGAAGCCCAGGAGTGCAACGCCAGCCCCAGCAACAGCAGCGGCAGTGGCAGCTCCTCCTTCTCCAGCCAAACTCCGGCTagtataaaagaagaagaaagcagccCGGAGAAAGAGCGCCCACCAGAGGCGGAGTACATCAACTCCCGCTGCGTCCTTTTCACCTATTTCCAGGGAGACATCAGCTCCGTTGTAGACGAGCATTTTAGCAGGGCCCTGAGCCAGCCTAGCAGCTATTCCCCGAGCTGTTCAAGCAGCAAAGCCCCGCGGAGCTCCGGGCCCTGGCGGG ACGGCTCCTACCCCATGAGCCAGCGCAGCTTCCCCGCCTCCTTCTGGAACAGCGCTTACCAGACGCCGGTGCCCGCGCCGCTGGGCAGCCCGCTGGCCGCCGCGCACTCGGAGCTGCccttcgccgccgccgccgccgccgaccCCTACTCACCGGCCGCGCTACACGGCCACCTGCACCAGGGCGCGGCTGAGCCCTGGCACCACGCGCACCCGCACCACGCGCACCCGCACCATCCGTACGCGCTGGGCGGCGCCCTCGGAGCCCAGGCCGCCGCCTACCCGCGGCCCGCCGCCGTGCACGAGGTCTACGCGCCGCACTTCGACCCGCGCTACGGGCCGCTGCTGATGCCCGCCGCCTCCGGGCGTCCGGCCCGCCTCGCGCCGGCCCCGGCCCCCGCGCCCGGCAGCCCGCCCTGCGAGCTCTCCGCCAAGGGCGAGCCGGCCAGCGCCGCGTGGGCCGCGCCCGGGGGACCCTTCGCGAGCCCCGCGGGGGACGTGCCCGGGGGTCTGGGCCTCAGCGTGGACTCAG CTCGTCGTTATTCCCTCTGTGGTGCATCCCTCCTGAGCTGA
- the VGLL2 gene encoding transcription cofactor vestigial-like protein 2 isoform X3, producing MQEAQECNASPSNSSGSGSSSFSSQTPASIKEEESSPEKERPPEAEYINSRCVLFTYFQGDISSVVDEHFSRALSQPSSYSPSCSSSKAPRSSGPWRDGSYPMSQRSFPASFWNSAYQTPVPAPLGSPLAAAHSELPFAAAAAADPYSPAALHGHLHQGAAEPWHHAHPHHAHPHHPYALGGALGAQAAAYPRPAAVHEVYAPHFDPRYGPLLMPAASGRPARLAPAPAPAPGSPPCELSAKGEPASAAWAAPGGPFASPAGDVPGGLGLSVDSGLQPQDKSKDLYWF from the exons ATGCAAGAAGCCCAGGAGTGCAACGCCAGCCCCAGCAACAGCAGCGGCAGTGGCAGCTCCTCCTTCTCCAGCCAAACTCCGGCTagtataaaagaagaagaaagcagccCGGAGAAAGAGCGCCCACCAGAGGCGGAGTACATCAACTCCCGCTGCGTCCTTTTCACCTATTTCCAGGGAGACATCAGCTCCGTTGTAGACGAGCATTTTAGCAGGGCCCTGAGCCAGCCTAGCAGCTATTCCCCGAGCTGTTCAAGCAGCAAAGCCCCGCGGAGCTCCGGGCCCTGGCGGG ACGGCTCCTACCCCATGAGCCAGCGCAGCTTCCCCGCCTCCTTCTGGAACAGCGCTTACCAGACGCCGGTGCCCGCGCCGCTGGGCAGCCCGCTGGCCGCCGCGCACTCGGAGCTGCccttcgccgccgccgccgccgccgaccCCTACTCACCGGCCGCGCTACACGGCCACCTGCACCAGGGCGCGGCTGAGCCCTGGCACCACGCGCACCCGCACCACGCGCACCCGCACCATCCGTACGCGCTGGGCGGCGCCCTCGGAGCCCAGGCCGCCGCCTACCCGCGGCCCGCCGCCGTGCACGAGGTCTACGCGCCGCACTTCGACCCGCGCTACGGGCCGCTGCTGATGCCCGCCGCCTCCGGGCGTCCGGCCCGCCTCGCGCCGGCCCCGGCCCCCGCGCCCGGCAGCCCGCCCTGCGAGCTCTCCGCCAAGGGCGAGCCGGCCAGCGCCGCGTGGGCCGCGCCCGGGGGACCCTTCGCGAGCCCCGCGGGGGACGTGCCCGGGGGTCTGGGCCTCAGCGTGGACTCAG GTTTGCAGCCTCAGGACAAAAGCAAGGATCTGTACTGGTTTTAG
- the VGLL2 gene encoding transcription cofactor vestigial-like protein 2 isoform X1 encodes MSCLDVMYQVYGPPQPYFAAAYTPYHQKLAYYSKMQEAQECNASPSNSSGSGSSSFSSQTPASIKEEESSPEKERPPEAEYINSRCVLFTYFQGDISSVVDEHFSRALSQPSSYSPSCSSSKAPRSSGPWRDGSYPMSQRSFPASFWNSAYQTPVPAPLGSPLAAAHSELPFAAAAAADPYSPAALHGHLHQGAAEPWHHAHPHHAHPHHPYALGGALGAQAAAYPRPAAVHEVYAPHFDPRYGPLLMPAASGRPARLAPAPAPAPGSPPCELSAKGEPASAAWAAPGGPFASPAGDVPGGLGLSVDSGLQPQDKSKDLYWF; translated from the exons ATGAGCTGTCTGGATGTTATGTACCAAGTCTATGGTCCTCCCCAGCCTTACTTCGCAGCCGCCTACACCCCCTACCACCAG AAACTAGCCTATTATTCCAAAATGCAAGAAGCCCAGGAGTGCAACGCCAGCCCCAGCAACAGCAGCGGCAGTGGCAGCTCCTCCTTCTCCAGCCAAACTCCGGCTagtataaaagaagaagaaagcagccCGGAGAAAGAGCGCCCACCAGAGGCGGAGTACATCAACTCCCGCTGCGTCCTTTTCACCTATTTCCAGGGAGACATCAGCTCCGTTGTAGACGAGCATTTTAGCAGGGCCCTGAGCCAGCCTAGCAGCTATTCCCCGAGCTGTTCAAGCAGCAAAGCCCCGCGGAGCTCCGGGCCCTGGCGGG ACGGCTCCTACCCCATGAGCCAGCGCAGCTTCCCCGCCTCCTTCTGGAACAGCGCTTACCAGACGCCGGTGCCCGCGCCGCTGGGCAGCCCGCTGGCCGCCGCGCACTCGGAGCTGCccttcgccgccgccgccgccgccgaccCCTACTCACCGGCCGCGCTACACGGCCACCTGCACCAGGGCGCGGCTGAGCCCTGGCACCACGCGCACCCGCACCACGCGCACCCGCACCATCCGTACGCGCTGGGCGGCGCCCTCGGAGCCCAGGCCGCCGCCTACCCGCGGCCCGCCGCCGTGCACGAGGTCTACGCGCCGCACTTCGACCCGCGCTACGGGCCGCTGCTGATGCCCGCCGCCTCCGGGCGTCCGGCCCGCCTCGCGCCGGCCCCGGCCCCCGCGCCCGGCAGCCCGCCCTGCGAGCTCTCCGCCAAGGGCGAGCCGGCCAGCGCCGCGTGGGCCGCGCCCGGGGGACCCTTCGCGAGCCCCGCGGGGGACGTGCCCGGGGGTCTGGGCCTCAGCGTGGACTCAG GTTTGCAGCCTCAGGACAAAAGCAAGGATCTGTACTGGTTTTAG